CGCAGGAGCAGATTCGGACAGATACGTCCAGCTTTCCTTTTGGACCACCAATCCGTCCTTCATCAATTTGCCCAAGGCACGCTTGAACGCAGACTTACTGATGCCAAAGCGCTGCTTGATGATATCCGGCGGAGTTGCATCCGAGTAAGGCATGCCGCCCATAGGACGCTCTTTCATAAAGGCGAGAAGCTTGTCTGCATCTTCGTTACGTCCAACTTGTTTAAGTTGAGTCATGGCCAGATTCACACGTCCATCTTCACGTACCAGTGTCACCCGACATTTCACTTTTTCGCCAAGACGCAACATGTGACTGCGTTCAGATGAATGAATCATGCCAATCGCGCCAAAGCCAAGTACACCGCCCTCTACAAGTACAAAAGTACCCATCTGCAGTGGCTTGTACACCAGAGCCTCAACCCATTCGTTCAACCAAGAAGTTGGCGCATGGAAAGCCAAGGGTGAAAGTTCACGTTCCCCGGCCAATTTGGCACGCAGACGTCCCTGCTTATCATGTTCCATGATTACAAAGACTTCGTCCCCCACTTGAGGACGCAGTTCTTCCAGTTCAGGCAATTCACGAATAGGAAGCAGCAATTGCCGTCCAAGTCCCATTTCCAGGAAACAGCCCAGTCGTGGGTGAACATCAGCCACAACCAGTCGCGCCATTTCGCCAAGCATGAGATAAGGCTTCTTCATCGTTACGGCCAGACGATCTTCCGTATCAAAGAATACAAATACTTCAAGCGTCTCGCCAATCTTAATATCCCGCGTTAACTCGGTGTAGTGAAGCAGTACATCTTCCGATCCTGTCGTCAAAAAGAAACCAAACGGAGACACTTCACGTGAAACCGGCAAAGAGACGACTGTTCCAGCAATCAAACTCATACCATTTCCACCACTTTGGCATCAGACCATAGACGCTCAATGTTGTAGTATTCACGCTCGTCGCGGTGGAAGATATGAACAACAACGTCGCCCATGTCCATCAGTACCCAACGTGCGGAATCCATACCTTCGATACCTTTGATCGTCGCTCCGGCAGCATGAGCCTGTTTGCGAATCTCAGTGGCAATGGCCTGTACCTGTGTATCGGAATTCCCGTGACAAATAACAAAATAATCTGCCACCAGAGAAACATTAATCAGATCCAACGCTACAATATTGGATGCCTTTTTGTCGTCAGCGGCAGCAACCGCCATATTCATAAGTTCTTTCGATGATACTGTCATGAACCAACCTCCATAATCTATAATTGTGTGTTCAAAAAGATCAGTTTTCAGTACCGAGAAGATGGAATAAAGCTAGAAATGGAGTAGCGGAGCGTAGGCAAACTACGTGAGCAACGGACATTTCAGCTGAATTTCATCTTCGATGCTGATGATGCCGCTAGGCATCCTTCGTAATCAAAAGTGGACTTTTTGAACAACCTCTATAATTGTGCAATTAAGTCATTCCGCGACAGCATAGTCAAAGGATAAATGACACGTCGCTGCGAAATCAGCAAGCTGATCGTCGAATCGAATCCGGCAATTAACCCTTCCTCCAGACTATGTTCAGCCTGTTCGCGAATGTGATCCACTCCCGGGAAATCTCGTCCCGGTTCAATGTAATCGGCAAGACATACCACTTTGTCCAGCAGGCTCATGCCTACCCGACCCGAGGTATGCCACCGGATGGCATTAATAACTTCGGAATCCTCTACACCGTAATCGCGCTCGGCTACAAAAGCACCGACTTCGGAATGCCAGAGCTGTTTGTCATGCTGCAGAAGTTCCTGGTTTAATCCGTTATCGCGGATGACCGCTTCCATCTCCGCTACGGGCCAGTACTTCGCCACATCATGCAATATCGCTGCCAGATCCGCTTTTACAGGATCCGCACCGTATTTTTCAGCCAACATCACGGCCGACTCCATCACGCCAAGTGTATGTTTCCAGCGTTTCTCCGGCATTTGCCCGGATACGGCTTGAATTAGTTTCTCACGGCTTAGTCCCATATAAACCGCTCCTTACAATGTATTGGTGCACCTCATCAGGAATCATGAAACGTACCGAATGACCTTTGGCAAGACGTCTGCGTACGGCTGTCGATGAAATATCCACCAAGGGCATCTCGGCCAGCAGGACCCGGTCCTGTAACTCGTCTGGTAGATCATCCAGATGTAACTGGAAGCCTGGCCGACCAACCCCGATAAAGGTTAGGCGTTCTGCAAGTTCTTCAATCTGCTCCCATTTGGGAAGATAGTTCACCATATCCGCCCCGATAATGAAATAAAATTCATGTTCAGGATGGCGACGCCACAGTTCCTTCATCGTATCAATGGTATAAGACACTCCGCCAAGTTCCATCTCGATGCCCAGCACCTCATATTGCTGCACACCCTTCACAGCCGCTTCCGTCATATCGAGACGTTGCTGTCCCGAAGCTCCGGCGCCGCGTTTGTGAGGTGGAACATGGGAAGGCATGAACCAGATCTCATCCAGTGCATGCGAATCCCT
The window above is part of the Paenibacillus sp. 1781tsa1 genome. Proteins encoded here:
- a CDS encoding S1 RNA-binding domain-containing protein, encoding MSLIAGTVVSLPVSREVSPFGFFLTTGSEDVLLHYTELTRDIKIGETLEVFVFFDTEDRLAVTMKKPYLMLGEMARLVVADVHPRLGCFLEMGLGRQLLLPIRELPELEELRPQVGDEVFVIMEHDKQGRLRAKLAGERELSPLAFHAPTSWLNEWVEALVYKPLQMGTFVLVEGGVLGFGAIGMIHSSERSHMLRLGEKVKCRVTLVREDGRVNLAMTQLKQVGRNEDADKLLAFMKERPMGGMPYSDATPPDIIKQRFGISKSAFKRALGKLMKDGLVVQKESWTYLSESAPADQSENK
- the rsfS gene encoding ribosome silencing factor, giving the protein MTVSSKELMNMAVAAADDKKASNIVALDLINVSLVADYFVICHGNSDTQVQAIATEIRKQAHAAGATIKGIEGMDSARWVLMDMGDVVVHIFHRDEREYYNIERLWSDAKVVEMV
- the yqeK gene encoding bis(5'-nucleosyl)-tetraphosphatase (symmetrical) YqeK, whose product is MGLSREKLIQAVSGQMPEKRWKHTLGVMESAVMLAEKYGADPVKADLAAILHDVAKYWPVAEMEAVIRDNGLNQELLQHDKQLWHSEVGAFVAERDYGVEDSEVINAIRWHTSGRVGMSLLDKVVCLADYIEPGRDFPGVDHIREQAEHSLEEGLIAGFDSTISLLISQRRVIYPLTMLSRNDLIAQL
- a CDS encoding nicotinate-nucleotide adenylyltransferase, with translation MKIGIMGGTFDPIHMGHLLAAEAARDSHALDEIWFMPSHVPPHKRGAGASGQQRLDMTEAAVKGVQQYEVLGIEMELGGVSYTIDTMKELWRRHPEHEFYFIIGADMVNYLPKWEQIEELAERLTFIGVGRPGFQLHLDDLPDELQDRVLLAEMPLVDISSTAVRRRLAKGHSVRFMIPDEVHQYIVRSGLYGTKP